The Alteromonas stellipolaris genome includes a region encoding these proteins:
- a CDS encoding electron transfer flavoprotein subunit alpha/FixB family protein, with product MSNLFRRDPRAQWIARNRLHPLHVPEGQLVQRGPTGLLRKNVHAIGFIGPNGLKRIDRSGAAGSFKQLNRQSAQGSKSAAQEEIVLPLHKVANPDFYILVVVDGVSGRLSSHDRDILGLAHKLATQPATIENDAAFDKGTGGNEARTGAGVDAGVGVDPGERTGAVVAVFFDTITEEKLDTAGIDRLVNFEGNEYQQYNPEKRCADLYKLVNQINPKHILFPDSIHGGADLGRRLAAKLNTTVASNVWKVNGNQIVCRGSAGKTDITRPITNIMLALEECNEPVSDTRHECKVLEQPLIPLPKQASDQTLEQAITNTYEQKITDLGNESVNPNDINLAEAGFILSGGNGITDWDQFHHAAAILGATEGASRVAVDDGFMPRERQVGATGTWVTAKVYIAVGISGAIQHMQGIAQCEKVIAINTDDSCDMVKRADLSAIGDSSAILAALLDLVHEQKSALKGNQKRDQKNNNATSDTSGLTPYRATAKNAPEAQHA from the coding sequence ATGTCTAACCTATTTCGTCGCGACCCACGAGCCCAATGGATTGCCCGAAACAGGCTACATCCACTACATGTACCTGAAGGCCAGCTAGTTCAACGTGGCCCTACCGGTTTATTGCGTAAAAACGTACACGCCATCGGCTTTATTGGCCCGAATGGGTTAAAGCGAATTGATAGGTCGGGCGCTGCGGGCTCTTTCAAACAGCTAAACAGACAATCGGCTCAAGGTAGTAAGTCAGCAGCCCAAGAAGAGATTGTGCTACCGCTACACAAAGTAGCTAACCCAGATTTTTATATTCTAGTGGTGGTAGACGGCGTTTCAGGCCGATTATCTAGCCACGACAGAGATATCTTAGGCTTAGCCCATAAATTGGCAACCCAGCCTGCGACTATCGAAAATGACGCAGCTTTTGATAAAGGTACTGGAGGCAACGAAGCACGAACAGGTGCAGGTGTAGATGCAGGTGTAGGTGTAGACCCAGGCGAAAGAACAGGCGCAGTAGTGGCGGTATTTTTCGATACCATTACCGAAGAAAAGCTAGACACCGCCGGCATAGACAGGCTGGTAAATTTTGAAGGCAATGAATATCAGCAATACAACCCTGAAAAGCGGTGCGCCGATTTATACAAGCTAGTAAACCAGATAAATCCTAAACATATTTTATTTCCAGATAGCATTCATGGCGGAGCAGATTTAGGCCGCCGACTAGCCGCAAAGCTTAATACCACGGTGGCCAGCAATGTGTGGAAAGTTAATGGTAACCAAATAGTATGCCGAGGCTCGGCAGGTAAAACCGACATTACCCGCCCAATTACAAACATTATGCTGGCATTAGAAGAATGCAATGAGCCGGTGAGTGATACTAGGCACGAATGCAAAGTGCTTGAGCAGCCACTTATTCCGCTTCCTAAACAGGCATCTGATCAAACACTAGAACAAGCGATAACAAATACCTACGAACAAAAAATTACAGACCTAGGCAATGAAAGCGTGAACCCTAACGATATTAATTTGGCCGAAGCTGGGTTTATTTTATCTGGCGGTAATGGCATTACCGATTGGGATCAATTTCACCACGCAGCCGCTATATTGGGCGCTACCGAAGGCGCAAGCCGTGTAGCGGTAGACGATGGCTTTATGCCACGTGAACGACAAGTAGGCGCAACCGGCACCTGGGTTACAGCAAAGGTGTACATTGCGGTAGGTATATCTGGCGCAATTCAGCACATGCAAGGCATAGCACAGTGTGAAAAGGTCATTGCCATTAATACCGATGATAGCTGCGACATGGTTAAACGCGCCGATTTAAGCGCCATAGGGGATAGCAGCGCAATATTAGCCGCGTTACTCGATTTGGTACATGAGCAAAAAAGCGCACTCAAAGGCAATCAGAAACGCGATCAGAAAAACAATAACGCCACCAGCGATACTTCAGGGTTAACCCCATATCGAGCAACGGCCAAGAACGCACCGGAGGCTCAGCATGCATAA
- a CDS encoding (Fe-S)-binding protein, giving the protein MFADDFLPAVLFVLLLVSVLLTLIGAGRRVRLWRQGQASTVHWAGLLSIPRRYLVDLHHVVASDKYISNTHVATAGGFVLTTILVLSIYLFGITGSVLNYALLASSALMFIGAVFVFLRRRNPPPNLSKGPWSRLPYSLLTYASSFFILSLPATGLLPANTGGWLLAVVLLLGITWGVGEMYLGMAWGGPMKHAFAGALHLGFHRRQERFGGGRSTGLKSINLETAKLGVEKPEDFKWNQLLSFDACVECGRCEKACPAFAAGQPLNPKKLIQDMVVGMAGGSDAQFAGSPYPGVQAGTHKGGAIIPIVNVLVPSETVWSCTTCRACVQECPMMIEHVDAIVDMRRFETLEKGQTPGKGAELLENLKTTDNPNGYAPNSRMNWAADQNLPVFGQHVDKADVLLWIGDAAFDMRNQRTLRAMVSLLRAANVDFAVLGDSECDSGDPARRLGDEATFQRLAKTNIATMAQYQFKHIVTADPHAFHCLKNEYSDFGGHYDVYHHTGFFADLVKSQKLRLSTDKALSLTYHDPCYLGRYNGEYDAPRYLLEAMGINIKEMERSKTKARCCGGGGGAPVTDIPGTQRIPDMRMEDAKATNADIIAVGCPQCSLMLEGVVEPRPQVKDIAELMLDALVLDTQLLDTKTLVTQALVAETAVDFQAPAVNLKPTAALAADAKASGEIASTADV; this is encoded by the coding sequence ATGTTTGCTGATGATTTTTTACCGGCTGTATTATTTGTGCTGTTGTTAGTGTCGGTACTGCTTACGCTAATTGGCGCGGGACGCCGCGTGCGTTTATGGCGACAAGGTCAGGCTTCTACTGTGCATTGGGCTGGCTTACTTTCCATTCCAAGGCGCTATTTGGTAGACCTTCATCACGTAGTTGCTAGCGACAAATACATTTCAAATACCCACGTGGCCACCGCGGGCGGCTTTGTTTTAACGACAATTTTAGTGCTAAGCATTTACTTATTCGGCATAACAGGCTCTGTTTTAAACTATGCCTTGCTGGCCAGTAGCGCCCTTATGTTTATTGGCGCAGTTTTTGTATTTTTACGGCGTAGGAACCCACCGCCTAATTTGTCTAAAGGGCCGTGGTCGCGCCTACCCTATAGCTTGTTAACCTATGCAAGTAGCTTCTTTATTTTAAGTTTACCCGCCACCGGCCTGTTACCCGCAAACACAGGCGGTTGGTTGTTAGCCGTGGTGTTATTGCTTGGCATAACTTGGGGCGTGGGCGAAATGTATTTAGGCATGGCCTGGGGCGGGCCCATGAAACATGCCTTTGCTGGCGCGCTGCATTTAGGCTTTCACCGCAGGCAAGAACGTTTTGGCGGCGGGCGCTCAACAGGCCTTAAAAGCATTAACCTTGAAACAGCAAAGCTAGGCGTAGAAAAGCCTGAAGACTTTAAATGGAACCAGCTACTTAGTTTCGACGCATGCGTAGAATGCGGGCGATGCGAAAAAGCCTGCCCTGCCTTTGCAGCAGGCCAACCACTTAACCCTAAAAAGCTTATTCAAGACATGGTAGTTGGCATGGCCGGAGGTAGCGATGCGCAGTTTGCTGGCAGCCCCTACCCTGGCGTGCAGGCAGGAACTCATAAAGGCGGCGCAATTATTCCTATAGTGAACGTGCTAGTACCTTCTGAAACCGTGTGGTCTTGCACCACCTGCCGCGCCTGTGTTCAAGAATGCCCCATGATGATTGAACATGTAGACGCCATTGTTGATATGCGCCGCTTCGAAACTTTAGAAAAAGGCCAAACACCGGGCAAAGGTGCTGAATTGCTCGAGAACTTAAAAACCACCGACAATCCCAACGGCTATGCCCCTAACAGCCGAATGAACTGGGCAGCAGATCAGAATTTACCCGTATTTGGCCAACATGTAGATAAAGCAGACGTATTGTTGTGGATAGGCGATGCCGCTTTCGATATGCGAAACCAACGTACCTTGCGTGCCATGGTAAGTTTATTGCGCGCTGCTAACGTAGATTTTGCAGTATTGGGCGATAGCGAATGCGACAGTGGCGATCCCGCACGTAGACTAGGCGATGAAGCCACCTTCCAGCGTTTGGCGAAAACCAATATTGCCACCATGGCGCAATATCAATTTAAGCATATTGTTACCGCCGACCCCCACGCCTTTCATTGCCTTAAAAATGAATATAGTGATTTTGGCGGCCATTACGATGTGTATCACCACACCGGTTTTTTCGCAGATTTGGTGAAAAGCCAAAAGCTACGCTTAAGCACCGACAAAGCCTTATCGCTTACCTACCACGACCCATGCTATTTAGGACGATACAACGGCGAATACGACGCCCCTAGATACTTACTTGAAGCGATGGGTATTAACATAAAGGAAATGGAGCGAAGCAAAACAAAAGCCCGCTGTTGCGGCGGCGGTGGCGGCGCCCCCGTTACCGATATACCCGGCACGCAGCGCATTCCCGATATGCGAATGGAAGACGCAAAAGCAACTAACGCAGACATTATCGCAGTGGGCTGCCCACAATGTAGCTTAATGCTAGAGGGGGTTGTAGAGCCACGCCCACAGGTAAAAGACATTGCCGAGTTAATGTTAGATGCGCTTGTTTTAGATACGCAGCTTTTAGATACAAAGACTTTAGTTACACAGGCTTTAGTAGCCGAAACTGCTGTTGATTTTCAAGCGCCAGCCGTAAACCTTAAACCCACTGCGGCACTAGCGGCAGATGCGAAAGCTTCAGGCGAAATAGCGAGTACTGCCGATGTCTAA
- the dgcA gene encoding dimethylglycine demethylation protein DgcA yields MAQFEALFKPLAINKLTIRNRVVSTAHAEVYATEGGMTTERYVKYYEEKAKGGVGLCICGGSSVVSIDSPQDWWKSVNLSTDRIIPHFQNLADAVHKHGGKIMIQITHMGRRSRWDGGNWSTLLSPSGIREPVHRATCKTIEIEEMQRIIGDFAKAAGRAKAGGLDGIELSAVHQHLIDQFWSPRVNQRTDEWGGSFENRMRFGMEVLKAVREEVGRDFAVGLRITGDEFHADGLNHDDMKEIAAYYNNTGLLDFFSVVGSGCDTHNTLANVIPNMSYPPEPFLHLAAGIKEVVSVPVMHAQNIKDPNQAQRILEAGYVDFVGMTRAHIADPHLITKIKLNQVDQIKQCVGANYCIDRQYQGLDVLCIQNAATSRESTMPHIIQKTDGPIRTVVIIGGGPAGMEAARVCAERGHKVTLIEKSSELGGQITIAAKAPQRDQIAGITRWFALELARLGVDIQLNTAADEASIRGFNADVVILATGATPFINQNPHWGADDGLVVSSWDILNGHIEPGKNVLVYDTICEFSGLSVADFLAHNGALVEVVTDDIKPGAAVGGTTFPTYYRSLYEREVIMTSDLLLERVYKEGDKLVAVLENEYTGQQEERVVDQVVVENGTRPDELLYYQLKQDSRNKGQIDIEALYDAKPQPMLLEEASGYLLYRIGDCVAQRNTHAAIYDALRLCKDF; encoded by the coding sequence ATGGCGCAGTTTGAAGCCTTATTTAAGCCATTAGCAATTAATAAACTGACTATTCGAAACCGAGTAGTGAGTACGGCTCACGCAGAGGTGTATGCCACCGAAGGCGGTATGACCACAGAACGCTACGTAAAATATTACGAAGAGAAAGCCAAAGGTGGTGTAGGGCTGTGTATTTGTGGCGGGTCGAGCGTGGTATCTATTGATAGCCCTCAAGATTGGTGGAAATCTGTTAATTTATCTACCGATCGTATTATCCCTCATTTTCAAAATTTAGCCGATGCCGTGCACAAACACGGCGGCAAAATTATGATTCAAATTACGCATATGGGAAGGCGCTCTAGATGGGACGGGGGCAATTGGAGCACCCTACTTAGCCCAAGTGGTATTCGTGAACCAGTACACCGTGCTACCTGTAAAACCATTGAAATAGAAGAAATGCAGCGCATTATTGGCGACTTCGCTAAAGCTGCAGGCCGGGCTAAAGCGGGCGGATTAGATGGCATTGAGCTTTCAGCAGTACATCAACATTTAATCGATCAATTTTGGAGCCCTAGGGTAAACCAGCGCACCGACGAATGGGGCGGCAGCTTTGAAAACCGCATGCGCTTTGGCATGGAAGTACTAAAAGCCGTACGTGAAGAAGTAGGCCGCGATTTCGCCGTAGGTTTACGCATTACTGGCGATGAATTTCACGCCGATGGCCTTAATCACGACGACATGAAAGAAATAGCGGCCTATTACAACAATACCGGCCTACTCGACTTTTTTAGCGTAGTAGGCTCGGGCTGCGACACCCACAATACCCTTGCTAACGTTATTCCTAACATGAGCTACCCACCAGAGCCATTTTTGCACTTAGCGGCAGGCATTAAAGAAGTGGTGAGCGTGCCGGTTATGCACGCACAAAACATTAAAGATCCTAACCAAGCGCAGCGCATATTAGAAGCAGGCTACGTAGACTTTGTGGGCATGACACGGGCGCACATTGCCGACCCGCACCTCATAACCAAAATTAAGCTTAACCAAGTAGATCAAATAAAGCAGTGCGTGGGCGCGAACTATTGCATAGACCGCCAATACCAAGGGTTAGATGTACTGTGTATTCAAAACGCGGCTACTTCCCGTGAATCTACTATGCCCCATATTATTCAAAAAACCGACGGCCCTATTCGCACTGTAGTGATTATAGGCGGCGGCCCTGCGGGCATGGAAGCGGCGCGAGTTTGCGCTGAGCGCGGCCACAAAGTAACCCTAATAGAAAAAAGCAGTGAGCTAGGCGGTCAAATTACCATAGCTGCCAAAGCGCCGCAGCGGGACCAAATAGCGGGCATTACTCGCTGGTTCGCCCTAGAACTTGCACGCTTAGGGGTAGATATTCAGCTAAATACTGCCGCCGACGAAGCCAGTATTCGCGGGTTCAATGCTGATGTAGTCATTCTTGCCACCGGCGCGACACCATTCATTAACCAAAACCCACATTGGGGTGCTGATGACGGCTTAGTAGTGAGTTCATGGGATATATTAAACGGCCACATTGAGCCGGGCAAAAATGTATTGGTGTACGACACCATTTGCGAATTCAGCGGCTTATCGGTTGCCGACTTCTTGGCCCACAATGGCGCATTAGTAGAAGTAGTTACCGATGATATTAAGCCAGGTGCAGCAGTAGGCGGCACCACCTTCCCAACTTATTACCGCAGCTTGTACGAGCGAGAAGTTATTATGACCTCTGACTTGTTACTAGAAAGGGTATACAAGGAAGGCGACAAGCTTGTGGCCGTGCTTGAAAACGAGTACACAGGGCAGCAAGAAGAACGCGTGGTTGACCAAGTTGTAGTAGAAAACGGCACCCGCCCCGACGAATTGCTGTACTACCAACTAAAACAAGACTCTCGCAATAAAGGGCAAATAGATATTGAAGCCCTATACGACGCAAAACCTCAGCCTATGCTTTTAGAAGAGGCCAGCGGCTATTTGCTGTATAGAATTGGCGACTGCGTGGCCCAGCGCAACACACACGCCGCCATTTATGACGCCCTAAGGCTATGCAAAGATTTCTAA
- a CDS encoding 4-vinyl reductase, whose translation MMSYHSPEMPIQVDDETGVWTTDALPMLYVPRHFFVNNHMGIEEEIGAEKYADILYRAGYKSAYYWCEKEAEAHGISGEAVFEHYMKRLSQRGWGFFITESLDLEAGTARVRLENSAFVYQYGNVNRKVDYMFTGWFAGAMDQIAQSLGYTVKTQAEQTQCAAEEGCDYGIFEVSPL comes from the coding sequence ATGATGTCGTATCACAGCCCAGAAATGCCAATACAAGTAGACGATGAAACCGGCGTATGGACCACCGACGCCCTGCCCATGCTTTATGTACCACGTCACTTTTTTGTGAATAACCACATGGGCATTGAAGAAGAAATTGGCGCAGAAAAGTATGCCGACATTCTTTATAGAGCGGGCTATAAATCGGCTTATTACTGGTGCGAAAAGGAAGCAGAGGCCCACGGCATATCGGGCGAAGCGGTATTTGAGCATTACATGAAGCGTTTATCTCAGCGCGGCTGGGGTTTTTTCATTACCGAATCCCTAGACTTAGAAGCGGGCACTGCCCGCGTTCGCCTTGAAAATTCCGCTTTTGTGTATCAGTACGGCAACGTGAACCGCAAGGTCGACTACATGTTTACAGGCTGGTTTGCTGGCGCCATGGATCAAATTGCCCAAAGCCTAGGCTACACGGTGAAAACGCAAGCCGAGCAAACCCAATGCGCCGCCGAAGAAGGCTGTGATTATGGCATTTTTGAAGTGTCTCCTTTGTAG
- a CDS encoding dipeptidase, whose protein sequence is MQDAKELHDSSIIFDGLVIAKWNRDLFEDMHRGGLTAANCTVSVWEGFKSTIDNIVEFNQFFETDSDLIMPVTKTADIATAKALGKTGIILGFQNANAFEDQIGYVEIFKKLGVGIVQMAYNTQNLVGTGCYERDGGLSGFGREIVAEMNRVGIMCDLSHVGPQTSIEVIEASTKPVCYSHCLPSGLKDHPRNKSDEELKFIADRNGFIGVTMFAPFLAKGIDSTVDDYVEAMDYVIDIAGEDCVGIGTDFTQGHDKAFFDMLTHDKGYARNLTNFGKIVNPLGIRTLGEFPNLTATMLKHGWSEQKIKKVMGENWVNVLKQVWGE, encoded by the coding sequence ATGCAAGACGCTAAAGAGTTACACGACAGCTCGATAATATTCGACGGTTTAGTGATAGCCAAATGGAACCGAGATTTGTTTGAAGACATGCATCGCGGCGGCCTAACCGCAGCGAATTGTACGGTATCGGTATGGGAAGGTTTTAAAAGCACCATAGATAACATCGTGGAATTTAATCAGTTTTTTGAAACCGACAGTGACCTTATCATGCCGGTAACCAAAACTGCTGATATCGCCACCGCAAAAGCGCTTGGTAAAACTGGCATTATTTTAGGGTTTCAAAATGCGAATGCTTTTGAAGACCAAATTGGCTATGTAGAAATATTTAAGAAACTGGGTGTAGGCATAGTGCAAATGGCCTACAACACGCAAAACTTAGTAGGTACAGGTTGCTATGAACGGGACGGCGGCTTATCGGGTTTTGGCCGTGAAATTGTAGCTGAAATGAATCGCGTGGGCATTATGTGCGACCTAAGCCACGTAGGCCCACAAACCTCAATTGAAGTCATTGAAGCATCTACTAAACCTGTGTGTTACTCCCACTGTTTACCATCAGGGTTGAAAGATCATCCCCGCAATAAGTCAGATGAAGAACTGAAATTCATTGCCGACAGAAACGGCTTCATTGGCGTAACCATGTTTGCCCCTTTCTTGGCAAAAGGCATCGATTCCACCGTAGACGACTACGTAGAAGCCATGGACTACGTGATTGATATTGCAGGGGAAGACTGCGTAGGTATTGGCACAGATTTCACTCAAGGCCACGATAAAGCCTTCTTCGACATGCTAACTCACGATAAAGGCTACGCACGTAACCTCACTAACTTTGGAAAAATTGTGAACCCACTTGGTATTCGTACTCTTGGCGAGTTCCCCAATTTAACCGCCACCATGTTAAAGCACGGTTGGTCGGAGCAAAAAATTAAAAAAGTGATGGGTGAAAACTGGGTTAACGTTTTAAAACAAGTGTGGGGAGAATAA
- the gbdR gene encoding choline metabolism transcriptional regulator GbdR, which produces MIPIQTKYEGKGDRVRHIGFLLLPNFTMMALTSAIEPLRMANHLSGKTLYTWATISASGEPVVASDGLSVNVSARYENHESYSAVMVCGGVAVKENITKLDLNWLNYLARKNVILGGICTGSYALAKAGLLDNVNCTIHWEMLASWQEDFPKIKSTNQLYTIEHKRWCSSGGTAPMDLMLCLIGREYGKELQIAICEMFAHEHIRDESEMQRIPLQHVVGANQSKLQDIVHLMEANIEEPLNLNELAGFVNLSRRQLERLFQRYLHCSPHRYYMQIRLTRARQLIKQTNISIIEVAICCGFVSTPHFSKCYRNAFKIPPREERANRGLQFDNASGESTYGTVKIHHLPTPQLECG; this is translated from the coding sequence ATGATACCGATACAGACAAAGTACGAAGGAAAGGGCGACCGTGTTCGTCATATTGGCTTTTTGTTACTGCCAAATTTCACCATGATGGCATTAACGTCTGCCATTGAACCCTTGCGCATGGCAAACCATCTTTCAGGTAAAACCTTGTACACCTGGGCTACCATTAGCGCCAGCGGAGAACCCGTTGTTGCTAGTGACGGTTTGAGTGTTAACGTAAGCGCCCGATACGAAAACCATGAAAGCTACTCGGCGGTAATGGTTTGCGGCGGCGTTGCGGTAAAAGAAAACATTACCAAACTCGATTTGAACTGGTTAAATTACTTAGCCAGAAAGAACGTGATTTTGGGTGGTATTTGCACGGGAAGTTATGCATTAGCAAAAGCGGGATTGTTAGATAACGTAAACTGCACCATTCACTGGGAAATGCTAGCCAGCTGGCAAGAAGACTTCCCCAAAATTAAAAGCACCAACCAACTTTACACCATTGAACATAAACGTTGGTGTAGTTCCGGTGGCACTGCCCCTATGGATTTGATGCTTTGCCTAATAGGCAGAGAGTACGGAAAAGAACTTCAAATTGCGATTTGTGAGATGTTTGCCCATGAGCATATTCGCGACGAATCAGAAATGCAGCGCATTCCACTTCAGCACGTTGTAGGCGCTAATCAATCTAAGCTTCAAGATATAGTGCATTTGATGGAAGCCAATATTGAAGAGCCTTTGAATCTAAACGAGCTAGCTGGTTTTGTGAATTTGTCTCGCAGGCAGTTAGAACGTTTGTTTCAACGGTATTTGCACTGCTCCCCCCATCGTTATTACATGCAAATTCGTTTAACCCGCGCAAGGCAGCTTATTAAGCAAACCAATATTTCTATTATTGAAGTAGCTATTTGCTGTGGATTTGTTTCTACTCCTCACTTTAGTAAGTGTTATCGAAACGCGTTTAAAATACCGCCTCGAGAAGAACGCGCCAACCGCGGCTTACAGTTTGATAATGCCAGTGGCGAATCTACTTACGGTACCGTTAAAATACATCACTTACCTACACCGCAGTTAGAATGTGGCTAA
- a CDS encoding aromatic ring-hydroxylating oxygenase subunit alpha: MANLNIIPSSTIPCTKEQAIADSLKAHPISLSLPQPFYTEQANFDVEMEQIFQKEWLFVGLSCEIPKKGNFMTQQIGNSSITIVRDQNGEVRAFHNVCRHRGSKLCLTEKGKTAKLVCSYHQWTYELDGNLLYAGTDMGDDFDKSKFGLHPVHCRNAGGYIYISLSDNPTNIDDYFEDLAHYLEPYDLENAKVAVEKTIVEEANWKLVIENNRECYHCSGSHPELLGSLLEWDDTEDPRASDEFKFLVASKQALWDAEGIPHKHVSHGYAKRNRIVRMPLKEGTLAMTVDGQLAVKKLMGRIKNPELGSMRILHLPNSWNHAQSDHIVAFQVKPLGPRKTEVTTKWVVHKDAVEGVDYDPERLTYVWDETNKQDRRLVENNQRGINSIAYQPGPYSATYEFGVINFIDWFSYTMQVNIATSTTRS; encoded by the coding sequence ATGGCAAACCTAAATATTATACCGAGTTCGACAATACCTTGTACCAAAGAGCAAGCGATAGCGGATAGCTTAAAAGCGCACCCTATCTCGTTGTCGCTTCCTCAGCCCTTCTACACCGAGCAAGCCAACTTCGATGTTGAAATGGAGCAAATCTTTCAAAAAGAATGGTTGTTTGTAGGGCTTAGCTGCGAAATTCCTAAGAAAGGTAATTTCATGACTCAGCAAATTGGTAATAGCTCTATCACAATAGTGCGCGATCAAAACGGCGAAGTACGCGCATTTCATAATGTTTGCCGCCATCGTGGTTCGAAATTGTGTTTAACCGAAAAAGGTAAAACGGCCAAGCTAGTATGTTCGTACCATCAATGGACGTACGAACTAGATGGTAATTTACTGTACGCTGGTACCGACATGGGTGACGATTTTGATAAATCAAAATTCGGCTTACACCCTGTGCATTGTCGAAATGCGGGCGGGTACATTTATATTTCGCTTAGTGACAACCCAACCAATATCGACGATTACTTTGAAGATCTTGCCCACTACCTTGAACCCTACGATTTAGAAAATGCAAAAGTGGCCGTTGAAAAGACCATAGTAGAAGAGGCAAATTGGAAGCTAGTGATAGAAAACAACCGTGAGTGCTATCACTGTAGCGGCTCGCATCCAGAGCTTTTAGGCTCGTTGCTGGAGTGGGATGATACTGAAGATCCAAGAGCCAGCGATGAGTTTAAGTTTCTAGTAGCATCGAAGCAGGCGTTATGGGACGCAGAAGGAATTCCTCACAAGCACGTTTCTCACGGGTACGCCAAGCGCAACCGCATTGTTCGTATGCCGTTAAAAGAGGGGACGCTAGCAATGACAGTAGATGGCCAATTAGCGGTAAAGAAATTAATGGGAAGGATTAAAAACCCAGAGTTAGGTTCAATGCGAATTTTGCACCTGCCGAATTCGTGGAACCATGCGCAAAGTGACCATATTGTTGCCTTTCAAGTTAAACCCCTTGGACCACGTAAAACAGAAGTAACAACAAAGTGGGTGGTACATAAAGACGCGGTTGAAGGTGTAGATTACGACCCTGAAAGACTCACCTATGTATGGGATGAAACCAATAAACAAGATAGACGTTTGGTAGAAAACAACCAACGAGGTATTAATTCAATAGCCTATCAACCAGGGCCTTATTCTGCCACTTATGAGTTTGGAGTAATTAACTTTATCGACTGGTTTAGTTACACCATGCAAGTGAATATTGCGACGTCGACAACTCGCAGTTAA
- a CDS encoding hybrid-cluster NAD(P)-dependent oxidoreductase, whose protein sequence is MSENFLTDVNTQSWANGRHEVQCVNVIYETMDVRTFCFKASSPVMHFFKPGQFVTFELQINGEQVFRSYTISSSPSVPYSFSVTIKRIPGGQVSNWMHDNLKLGDLLTIHGPVGAFNCFDIVSDKVLLLSGGVGITPIMSMTRWWYDTNANVDITFVHSARTPRDIIYYRELKLMDSRIDNFNLNIVCERYENGESWNGYYGFVDQRQLEIIAPDFMQRTIFCCGPPAYMDAIKKLLTVVGFNMENYHEESFGLPPTEAHEDAQQQADDNANIDIDTDDLLQVEFSNSGKSIKIQPDQTVHTAAALVGLHIPKGCGLGMCGTCMVKKTAGEVEMSHNGGITDEDVEDGYILSCCSIPKGDVSIEY, encoded by the coding sequence ATGAGCGAGAATTTTTTAACCGATGTAAATACGCAAAGTTGGGCCAATGGGCGCCATGAAGTGCAGTGCGTTAACGTTATCTATGAAACCATGGATGTGCGCACATTTTGCTTTAAGGCAAGCTCACCGGTTATGCATTTTTTCAAGCCAGGGCAGTTTGTTACCTTTGAATTGCAAATAAACGGTGAGCAAGTATTTCGTAGCTACACTATTTCGTCGTCACCCTCTGTGCCCTACAGCTTTTCCGTTACCATAAAACGCATACCTGGCGGCCAAGTATCTAACTGGATGCACGACAATTTGAAGCTTGGTGATCTACTCACTATTCACGGCCCCGTTGGTGCATTTAATTGCTTTGATATTGTTAGCGACAAAGTCTTATTGCTATCTGGCGGGGTAGGTATTACCCCTATTATGTCAATGACACGCTGGTGGTACGACACCAATGCTAACGTAGATATCACCTTCGTTCACAGCGCCAGAACACCTAGAGACATCATTTATTATCGCGAACTGAAATTAATGGACTCGCGCATTGATAACTTCAATTTAAATATCGTGTGCGAGCGTTACGAAAATGGTGAAAGTTGGAATGGTTATTATGGGTTTGTCGATCAGCGCCAACTAGAAATTATTGCCCCTGATTTTATGCAGCGAACTATTTTTTGCTGCGGACCGCCAGCCTACATGGATGCCATCAAAAAGCTGCTTACGGTAGTGGGTTTCAACATGGAAAATTACCATGAAGAAAGCTTTGGCTTGCCGCCTACCGAAGCCCACGAAGATGCGCAGCAGCAAGCTGACGATAATGCGAATATCGATATTGATACCGACGATTTATTACAGGTTGAATTTAGTAACAGCGGTAAATCAATCAAAATTCAACCCGATCAAACCGTGCATACCGCCGCGGCATTGGTGGGGCTGCATATTCCCAAAGGCTGCGGGCTAGGCATGTGCGGTACTTGTATGGTGAAGAAAACAGCTGGCGAAGTTGAAATGTCACACAACGGCGGTATTACCGATGAAGATGTGGAAGATGGCTATATTCTAAGCTGCTGCAGCATACCTAAAGGCGATGTGTCGATAGAGTATTAA